The following coding sequences are from one Halomicrobium zhouii window:
- the tpiA gene encoding triose-phosphate isomerase produces the protein MFVLVNLKAYPCDPVAVAEAAQDVSEETGVRVAIAPQAAHLSAVADTGVETWAQHVSPVEHGSHTGSTLAEAAADAGATGTLINHSENRLKLADVDGSIDAADRADLETIVCANNPDQIGAAAALGPDSVAVEPPELIGTGTPVSKADPDIVTDAVEAAAAVDESVDVLCGAGISTGDDVVSAQDLGATGVLLASGVAKADDPRAALEDLVEPLA, from the coding sequence ATGTTCGTACTCGTCAACCTGAAAGCGTATCCGTGCGACCCGGTGGCCGTCGCCGAGGCCGCACAGGACGTGAGCGAGGAAACCGGCGTCCGCGTCGCGATCGCACCCCAGGCAGCCCACCTCTCCGCCGTGGCCGACACCGGCGTCGAGACGTGGGCCCAGCACGTCAGTCCGGTCGAACACGGCAGTCACACCGGCAGCACGCTCGCCGAGGCCGCCGCCGACGCGGGCGCGACCGGCACGCTGATCAACCACTCCGAGAACCGACTCAAGCTCGCGGACGTCGACGGCTCCATCGACGCGGCCGACCGCGCCGACCTGGAGACCATCGTCTGCGCCAACAACCCCGACCAGATCGGTGCCGCGGCCGCGCTCGGCCCGGACTCGGTCGCCGTCGAACCGCCGGAACTCATCGGCACCGGCACGCCCGTCAGCAAGGCGGACCCCGACATCGTGACGGACGCCGTCGAGGCCGCCGCGGCCGTCGACGAGTCCGTCGACGTGCTCTGTGGCGCCGGCATCTCGACCGGCGACGACGTCGTCTCGGCGCAGGACCTGGGCGCGACGGGCGTCCTGCTCGCCAGCGGCGTCGCGAAGGCCGACGACCCACGCGCGGCCCTCGAAGATCTGGTCGAACCGCTGGCCTGA
- a CDS encoding response regulator has translation MTGDATSDATVLVIEDERHLADLYADYLGDEYAVVTAYTGEEGIERLTSDVDVAVVDRRLAGVSGHEVVAAIEDSDVDCRVALVTDAAPDFDVIGLGVDDYLVKPVTREEALDVVDRLLAVTEYTDALQRLTRKKLTRNVLRVERSRAELSQSERYRELHGEISDLQETVDELAAELDLEERELVL, from the coding sequence GTGACAGGGGACGCGACGTCTGACGCGACGGTCCTCGTCATCGAGGACGAGCGACACCTGGCCGACCTCTACGCCGACTACCTCGGCGACGAGTACGCCGTCGTCACCGCCTACACCGGCGAAGAGGGGATCGAACGTCTCACCAGTGACGTCGACGTCGCCGTCGTCGACCGCCGGCTGGCGGGAGTCTCGGGGCACGAAGTGGTCGCCGCTATCGAGGACAGCGACGTCGACTGCCGCGTCGCCCTGGTGACCGACGCGGCGCCGGACTTCGACGTCATCGGCCTCGGCGTCGACGACTACCTCGTCAAGCCCGTCACGCGCGAGGAGGCCCTCGACGTCGTCGACCGCCTGCTGGCAGTCACCGAGTACACCGACGCGCTGCAGCGACTCACGCGCAAGAAACTCACCCGGAATGTCCTGCGCGTCGAGCGCTCACGGGCGGAACTGAGCCAGAGCGAACGATACCGGGAACTCCACGGGGAGATCAGCGACCTGCAGGAGACCGTCGACGAACTCGCCGCGGAACTAGATCTCGAAGAACGCGAACTCGTGTTGTGA
- a CDS encoding DUF5788 family protein, translating to MNERKRQRLVDKVRRPSGTIGEEIPDEITIQGATIDLNEFVFECERLDTVPESERERIDEMKTKLQRERLERKHRIARDEISCEEGERLVRSIYGIDRALNALDGLDSPGIEEELRQKKLEDARELLSLIR from the coding sequence ATGAACGAGAGAAAACGACAGCGCCTCGTCGACAAGGTCAGACGGCCGTCGGGGACCATCGGTGAAGAAATCCCCGACGAGATCACCATCCAGGGTGCGACGATCGACCTGAACGAGTTCGTGTTCGAATGCGAACGGCTCGATACCGTTCCCGAGAGCGAGCGCGAGCGTATCGACGAAATGAAAACGAAACTCCAGCGCGAACGGCTCGAGCGAAAACACCGGATCGCTCGCGACGAGATTTCGTGCGAAGAAGGCGAACGACTCGTGCGGAGCATCTACGGTATCGACCGCGCGCTGAACGCACTCGACGGGCTGGATTCCCCAGGCATCGAGGAGGAGTTACGACAGAAAAAGCTCGAGGACGCGAGAGAACTCCTCTCGCTTATTAGATAG
- a CDS encoding winged helix-turn-helix domain-containing protein: protein MFDLVSDSTRMGILRALADAYSEEPTDPWLEYTELQEAVGIRDNGNFNYHLEQLGDLVVKEPTGYMISRIGMGVVSAVSSGALDPERTWGPIDAPGACYHCEDSLQLHYEDGILRLTCGRDEHAIPLSVPPSLLESHPEDELIERIAFLENRWGALLRQNICSECHGRVDGEIELGGARSEHYHYHGHCHRCGFQHGIPVGMYLVSHPAVTSFFYERGVDVRTVPFWTLEFCKPHSETVLCTDPLRLRVDVTRENETLSITLDRAGTVTATERAQTTA from the coding sequence GTGTTCGACCTGGTGAGTGATTCTACTCGGATGGGAATTCTTCGAGCGCTCGCGGATGCCTACAGCGAGGAACCGACCGATCCGTGGCTGGAATATACGGAACTCCAGGAGGCGGTCGGGATCCGGGACAACGGCAACTTCAACTACCACCTCGAACAGTTGGGCGACCTCGTCGTGAAAGAGCCGACGGGATACATGATCTCCCGCATCGGTATGGGGGTCGTCTCGGCGGTTTCCTCGGGCGCCCTCGACCCAGAGCGGACGTGGGGTCCGATCGACGCACCAGGAGCGTGTTACCACTGTGAGGATTCGTTGCAGCTCCACTACGAAGACGGGATACTTCGACTTACGTGTGGAAGGGACGAACACGCAATCCCCCTGTCGGTCCCGCCGAGCCTCCTAGAATCACACCCGGAAGACGAGTTGATCGAGCGAATCGCGTTCCTGGAAAACCGGTGGGGTGCACTCCTCCGTCAAAACATCTGTTCGGAGTGCCACGGACGCGTAGACGGAGAGATAGAGTTGGGCGGCGCTCGGAGCGAGCATTACCACTATCACGGTCACTGCCACCGCTGTGGGTTCCAGCACGGAATTCCGGTCGGGATGTATCTCGTCAGTCACCCAGCCGTGACGAGTTTCTTCTACGAACGCGGCGTCGACGTCCGGACCGTCCCGTTCTGGACGCTGGAATTTTGCAAACCCCATAGCGAGACGGTGCTATGTACGGATCCGCTCCGTCTACGGGTGGACGTAACTCGGGAGAACGAGACCTTATCCATCACGCTGGACAGAGCAGGAACAGTCACTGCGACGGAGCGAGCGCAGACGACCGCCTGA
- a CDS encoding multiprotein bridging factor aMBF1, with protein MVQCEMCGKDVGSPNRVKIEGAELDVCDDCTEFGTEIRTEDSASSTSTKYSTSSSSGSSGSSSSSGSGSSGSSGSSGGGRRRDMFDQMDELAQDYDERIRNARENTDMSQEDLANELNEKASLIRKLERGDTLPSDDVQKKLESSLDITLTAGSSDADEEWEGGSSSGSYTLGDVVKRKD; from the coding sequence ATGGTTCAGTGTGAGATGTGCGGGAAAGACGTCGGGAGTCCGAACCGCGTGAAGATCGAGGGCGCGGAACTCGACGTGTGCGACGACTGCACGGAGTTCGGCACCGAGATTCGGACCGAGGACTCCGCGTCGAGCACGTCCACCAAGTATTCGACCAGTAGCTCGTCGGGGTCCTCCGGGTCCTCCTCGAGCAGCGGGAGCGGGTCCAGCGGGTCCTCGGGAAGCTCCGGTGGGGGACGCCGCCGCGACATGTTCGACCAGATGGACGAACTCGCCCAGGACTACGACGAGCGCATCCGCAACGCTCGCGAGAACACGGACATGAGTCAGGAGGACCTGGCCAACGAACTCAACGAGAAGGCGAGCCTCATCCGGAAACTCGAACGCGGCGACACACTCCCGAGCGACGACGTCCAGAAGAAACTCGAAAGTTCGCTCGATATCACGCTCACGGCCGGGTCGAGCGACGCCGACGAGGAATGGGAAGGGGGGTCGAGCAGCGGAAGTTACACGCTCGGTGACGTCGTCAAGCGAAAAGACTGA